In Candidatus Binataceae bacterium, the genomic stretch AGCGCCGCTTCGATAAGGTTCTGACTTAGTGCCTTCGGGTTAAGGGCCAGTTCACATCGGGGCGCAATGCGGGCAGGCGCCGGCGTCGCCTTCGGGGGGGCGCGGATGGCCCGCGTTATCGGGCGGGCCGAAGTCGTGGTAGAGGCGGCACTCGTGCTCGTGCGCCTCGTGCGGCGAGGCGTGCTTGGTCACCGCGAAATACGAGTATCGGCCGATATGCTCCTTGAGGCGCTTGTTGAGATTGTCGTCGGCGCGGCCGACGTATTCGATCTCCATCACGCCCTTGGAACTCATCTTGCCGAGCGCGTAAGTGCCGGGCGAGACGAACCACAGAAGAGAATCGACGTTTTCGCGAGTGAGCGGAAACGGTCCCCATTTGAGGTGCGTTAGTTTGATATCAGGCACGCTACTTGGACGCCCCTTTTTCAGCTAGGTGCAAATTGCAACGCATTTGCACGTCGTATCGCAAGACCCTCGCATCAGTCCGTCAAATGCGCTCTCAAACTGTCACACGACGTTTCAATGATGCTACGAGCGGCCAAGCTCGCCCGGAAGGGTGAACAACCCGTCCTCTGCGCAGGGAAAATCGATGATCGAGACGACCGCATCGAGGTTAACTAGGCCATAAATATGAGGAAATCTTTTTGACGAGCGGGTCGGACCGGCCGCAGGTGCCTCAAATTTCAGCGGCGACACCAGCTTTTTCTCTTCGATGCAGAGCAGGACGAGGTCACGGCGGCCTTTATAAAAGAGATTCGCCGTTTCGACGATCTG encodes the following:
- a CDS encoding DUF952 domain-containing protein — protein: MQRLVAVVALSGDPAFQTGMIFHIISRSECDAARSAGTYKPASLATEGFVHCSTREQIVETANLFYKGRRDLVLLCIEEKKLVSPLKFEAPAAGPTRSSKRFPHIYGLVNLDAVVSIIDFPCAEDGLFTLPGELGRS